A single region of the Branchiostoma lanceolatum isolate klBraLanc5 chromosome 1, klBraLanc5.hap2, whole genome shotgun sequence genome encodes:
- the LOC136442403 gene encoding 5-hydroxytryptamine receptor 1F-like — protein sequence MTNNSSAADMEGPTEMEFADPFQCYTWHVQNQQMSYHQAVYICSWYEVVTFTMVLTVLYVLVGISSVVCNGLVLWGIIRKQQLHKPMYLYVANLAVTDFLAGVIILWHVHSSVDHYKPYNMLALKTVSMYSQEMSASALNLLALDRFVAVKYPIFYHNHAIHARRCAGVAIVSSWVVLALAAFPLLMGWSCLEEPYLKHGNCIGLVPLGYAMLNATLMILLVAMLLSLSVIVYKAVKQRQTMRQRIQKERLHPSGANDQGSKGRQENISALRHKTTSNDSSKSQNNRTLRQKFDGQDEVSKRFQSSIHKARTVMIFAIVAVVFWVLALMVMSAKWVLQKVCPEKNLHQQVLPWAVWAFCLNSVVNPLAGISRLADLRESIGQQLQMCRLWLPCSCTCQKENPQERLQKAAGEHKRQNNKMIEIEMGANVTTGPAGHSLYRCVVETAV from the coding sequence ATGACGAACAACAGCTCTGCTGCCGACATGGAGGGACCCACTGAGATGGAGTTTGCAGACCCATTCCAATGTTACACCTGGCACGTACAGAACCAACAGATGTCCTATCATCAAGCCGTCTACATCTGTTCCTGGTACGAAGTCGTCACCTTCACTATGGTACTGACTGTCCTTTATGTACTTGTTGGCATTTCCAGTGTAGTCTGTAATGGGCTTGTGCTGTGGGGaattataagaaaacaacaactccACAAGCCCATGTATCTGTATGTAGCAAACCTTGCGGTTACAGACTTCTTGGCAGGAGTGATAATTCTCTGGCATGTTCATAGCAGTGTAGATCACTACAAACCTTACAATATGTTAGCATTGAAAACCGTCAGTATGTACTCACAGGAGATGTCAGCATCTGCTCTAAACTTACTAGCTTTGGACAGGTTTGTGGCGGTAAAATATCCAATATTCTACCACAATCATGCTATTCATGCCAGACGCTGTGCTGGCGTAGCGATTGTGAGCTCCTGGGTTGTCCTTGCTCTGGCTGCGTTTCCACTTTTGATGGGTTGGAGCTGTCTGGAGGAACCATACTTGAAACATGGAAACTGCATTGGACTTGTGCCCCTTGGATACGCCATGCTTAATGCAACTCTCATGATCCTCCTAGTTGCCATGTTGCTTTCCTTAAGCGTTATTGTGTATAAAGCCGTGAAGCAACGGCAAACCATGAGACAGAGGATACAGAAAGAACGCCTCCATCCCAGTGGTGCAAATGATCAAGGAAGTAAAGGGAGACAGGAAAATATCTCTGCTTTGCGACATAAAACAACCAGCAATGATTCAAGTAAGTCACAAAACAATCGCACCTTGAGGCAAAAATTTGACGGTCAGGATGAAGTTTCCAAGAGGTTCCAGTCAAGTATACACAAGGCACGGACAGTCATGATTTTTGCCATTGTTGCCGTTGTGTTCTGGGTTTTGGCTTTAATGGTAATGTCTGCCAAGTGGGTCTTACAGAAAGTATGCCCAGAAAAAAACCTGCACCAACAAGTCCTGCCATGGGCAGTTTGGGCTTTCTGTTTGAACTCTGTGGTGAATCCACTCGCAGGAATCAGCCGACTAGCCGACCTGAGGGAGTCAATAGGGCAGCAGCTACAAATGTGCAGACTATGGCTACCTTGCTCGTGTACGTGTCAGAAAGAAAATCCGCAGGAGAGATTGCAGAAAGCAGCAGGTGAGCATAAGAGACAAAATAACAAGATGATTGAGATTGAGATGGGTGCAAACGTGACCACTGGACCCGCTGGGCACAGTCTTTACCGATGTGTTGTGGAAACTGCTGTGTAG
- the LOC136439391 gene encoding leucine-rich repeat-containing protein 15-like — protein MGRKPQHMLIFLLIILKELQLPGAADHDCCAFASCTCNSLNFTSIPQNLKTSIYSLYLKSNLIETLSQSDFTKYGNLIILDLESNHISQMMNRTFENMTKLTSLELGKNRLTSLQADMFVGLSKLEILSLYDNDISSIEVGTFSPSPKLQNLFLHSNNLTAIPQGVFDGLNQIQILHLHINHIELIPPHTFTDHKQLETLYLSANEISTIPPTAFVNQTQLQVLYLHSNKITNIYPGTFSNLKQLQKLHLNTNQINKVIPGTFSNLTQLQELYLHYNHLSNIQPGTFSDLRQLKQLYLQFNQITNIQFGTFSDLPQLLRLYLYANKITTIHPDSFQNLPKLQRLYLHLNEITAFHFHTFSNLTNLQKFYLQSNQLSVLPPSAYGMLASIPVVKIDDNPWQCDCRMAPFRQKMSGSLSVEDKITCAQPPTFSGRKLKDINLEDLKCKELTISTVSVDIQGSHLVSSAVSTFDTTASNAKPTIVSPVASVFASQPVDIQAPLITSSAVSELSSFGKTASNAAKTVSPLGSTFGTLPLETQWKSATMANATSPDFPLTTTGTSSEKESVSYMYHGSDPSFSLVVLIASVGGAVAGTVLIGCIIFTIWYMRRAKNPLPSLDPPVVVAKADHTAIVITESHDQAGQGQPEDISDRYVKCPVRSDAGPIQPTACTSKTLDPPKTSKVPDDQPPPLPPKRAQKVPTAKNENTPAHTCDNVHIYQTLEKP, from the coding sequence ATGGGTAGAAAGCCACAGCACATGCTCATcttccttctcatcatcctgaaggagcTCCAGCTGCCAGGTGCAGCTGATCACGACTGCTGCGCATTCGCATCCTGCACCTGCAACAGTCTGAACTTTACCAGCATTCCACAGAACCTAAAAACATCCATCTATTCTTTGTACTTGAAGAGTAATCTGATTGAAACTCTAAGTCAGTCTGATTTCACAAAGTATGGGAACCTGATAATTTTAGATTTAGAAAGTAACCATATCTCGCAAATGATGAATCGGACATTTGAGAACATGACCAAATTGACCAGCTTGGAACTTGGTAAGAACAGACTGACCAGTCTGCAAGCTGACATGTTTGTGGGACTTAGTAAACTGGAGATCCTTTCCCTGTATGATAATGACATCAGCAGTATTGAAGTAGGAACATTCAGTCCAAGTCCCAAACTGCAAAATCTGTTCCTACATTCAAACAACCTGACAGCAATTCCACAAGGTGTTTTTGATGGTCTGAACCAAATTCAGATTTTGCATCTTCATATCAACCACATAGAGCTTATCCCCCCTCACACTTTTACTGATCATAAGCAGCTAGAAACTCTGTATCTTAGTGCAAATGAGATCAGCACTATCCCACCAACTGCCTTTGTCAATCAGACACAGCTCCAGGTACTGTACCTGCATTCCAACAAAATAACTAACATCTATCCAGGTACTTTCTCAAATCTAAAGCAACTCCAAAAGTTGCACCTGAATACAAACCAGATAAACAAGGTTATACCAGGTACATTCTCAAACCTTACCCAGCTTCAAGAGTTGTACCTGCATTACAACCATTTATCTAACATTCAGCCAGGTACATTCTCGGACCTACGTCAGCTGAAACAGCTGTACCTGCAGTTCAACCAAATTACCAACATTCAGTTTGGCACATTCTCTGACCTACCGCAGCTGCTGCGCTTGTACCTGTATGCAAACAAGATCACAACCATTCACCCCGATTCATTCCAAAATCTGCCCAAGCTTCAGCGTTTGTACTTGCACTTAAACGAGATCACAGCGTTTCATTTCCATACATTCTCAAATCTGACCAATCTCCAAAAGTTCTACCTGCAGTCAAACCAGCTTTCTGTCCTTCCCCCGTCAGCTTATGGCATGCTGGCATCTATCCCTGTTGTAAAAATTGAcgacaacccctggcagtgtgactgtaggatggcTCCCTTCAGACAGAAAATGAGCGGGTCTCTTTCAGTTGAAGACAAGATAACATGTGCCCAACCCCCCACCTTCTCGGGAAGGAAGCTTAAAGATATCAATCTTGAAGATCTAAAATGTAAAGAGCTAACCATATCAACAGTGTCTGTTGACATCCAAGGCTCACATTTGGTCTCATCTGCAGTGTCAACTTTTGATACCACAGCAAGCAATGCAAAGCCAACAATAGTGAGTCCTGTTGCCTCTGTATTTGCCTCACAGCCTGTTGATATCCAAGCCCCATTGATCACCTCATCTGCAGTGTCAGAGTTGTCTTCTTTTGGCAAAACAGCAAGCAATGCTGCCAAAACAGTGAGTCCTCTTGGTTCTACTTTTGGCACACTACCTCTTGAAACTCAATGGAAATCGGCCACAATGGCAAATGCAACTTCACCAGACTTTCCTCTCACTACCACTGGTACTTCAAGCGAAAAAGAAAgcgtcagctacatgtaccatggATCTGATCCCAGTTTCTCCCTAGTTGTTTTGATTGCCTCTGTTGGTGGTGCAGTTGCTGGCACTGTCCTCATAGGCTGCATCATTTTTACAATCTGGTACATGAGAAGAGCCAAGAATCCTCTTCCAAGCTTAGACCCTCCAGTTGTTGTAGCAAAAGCAGACCACACAGCTATTGTAATAACTGAGAGCCATGATCAGGCAGGGCAGGGGCAGCCTGAGGATATAAGTGACAGGTACGTCAAGTGTCCAGTACGATCAGACGCAGGCCCAATACAGCCTACTGCCTGTACATCCAAGACCCTTGATCCACCGAAAACAAGCAAAGTTCCAGACGATCAGCCTCCCCCTCTTCCCCCTAAAAGAGCCCAGAAAGTTCCTACTGCCAAAAACGAGAACACGCCAGCACATACCTGTGACAATGTGCACATCTACCAAACTCTAGAAAAACCTTAA